One genomic window of Mucilaginibacter sp. SJ includes the following:
- a CDS encoding glycosyltransferase family 4 protein: protein MRYVLASYVYTKEFNRPQAWLKRINMYTGILDALAKSNEVISIEQINYEGELTQNGVNYRFRRYPKAALKYFPWALHLYIKSLKPDVVIIHGLLFPSQVIQLRLMLGRKVKIIVQNHAEKPFTGLKKLLQRAAGQIVDANLFASHDMGMEWIAAGNLKSPGKIHEVMEVSSVFYPIDRLEANSQTGAKGKPVFLWVGRLNENKDPLNVVKAFLKFAESSAGPKLFMIYHTEDLLPKINELLNSSPHKEAIELIGEVPHADLLYWYNSADFILSGSHYEGSGTAICEAMSCGCVPLVTNILSFRMITNNGECGVLYEPGNEAALLDALLQTTQMNVAEKRRLCIEYYKQNLSFEAIAERVESIVQSL, encoded by the coding sequence ATGAGATACGTTTTAGCCAGTTATGTGTACACCAAAGAGTTTAACCGGCCACAGGCCTGGTTAAAGCGCATTAACATGTATACCGGCATATTAGATGCCCTGGCCAAAAGCAACGAGGTGATCAGCATTGAACAAATCAATTACGAAGGTGAGCTGACACAAAACGGCGTTAATTACCGTTTCAGAAGATACCCAAAAGCGGCGCTCAAATATTTTCCATGGGCTTTGCACTTGTATATTAAAAGCCTGAAACCCGATGTGGTAATAATCCATGGCTTGCTTTTCCCCTCGCAGGTTATCCAGCTACGCCTTATGCTTGGCCGCAAAGTAAAGATCATTGTGCAAAATCATGCCGAAAAACCTTTCACCGGTTTAAAAAAACTACTTCAACGGGCAGCCGGCCAAATAGTTGACGCCAACTTGTTTGCGTCGCATGATATGGGTATGGAATGGATTGCCGCCGGCAACCTCAAATCACCCGGTAAAATACACGAGGTGATGGAAGTTTCTTCTGTTTTTTACCCTATAGACCGCCTGGAAGCCAACTCCCAAACGGGTGCAAAAGGCAAACCGGTGTTTTTATGGGTAGGCCGTTTAAACGAAAATAAAGATCCGTTAAATGTGGTGAAGGCCTTTTTGAAATTCGCTGAAAGTTCGGCCGGGCCAAAACTCTTTATGATCTATCATACCGAAGATTTGCTGCCGAAGATCAACGAATTGTTAAACTCATCTCCCCATAAAGAAGCCATTGAATTAATTGGCGAAGTGCCACACGCCGATTTATTGTACTGGTACAACAGTGCCGATTTCATTCTCTCCGGCTCACATTATGAGGGCAGCGGCACCGCTATTTGCGAAGCCATGTCATGCGGATGCGTGCCGTTGGTTACAAACATCCTTTCGTTCAGGATGATCACTAACAATGGGGAATGCGGCGTATTATATGAACCGGGAAATGAAGCTGCATTACTTGATGCGCTTCTGCAAACTACACAAATGAATGTTGCAGAAAAGCGGAGATTATGCATTGAATATTATAAGCAAAACTTATCGTTTGAGGCTATTGCCGAGAGGGTTGAGAGCATAGTGCAAAGCCTTTAG
- a CDS encoding glycosyltransferase: MDNRKKTLLILSPGFPEDEADTTCLPPQQVFVRALKAENPELHIIVLSFQYPFFAAEYDWHGIRVISFGGRSRGKLFRLNTWLKVWRALGHLNKQYQIMGLLSFWLGECTFVGHYFARIKNIKHRCWMLGQDAKAGNKYAKWIKPKGEELIALSDFIVREFTKNYHVKPLNVIPVGIDISLFGDLSAGKDVHILGAGSLISLKRFHLFIETVAMLKQYYPDIKTVICGDGPEKEKLIKQIKSKQLESNITLAGELPHHEVLKMMQCSKVLFHPSEYEGFGAVCLEALYAAAEVVSFVKPMDDSITNWHIVNDMEEAGQTIRWVLDKPDSEKKNVLVYEIRDNVRKMMEVFER; encoded by the coding sequence ATGGATAACCGTAAAAAAACATTGCTTATCCTGAGCCCCGGTTTCCCGGAAGACGAAGCCGATACTACCTGTTTACCGCCTCAACAGGTTTTTGTACGGGCGTTGAAAGCCGAAAATCCGGAACTGCATATCATTGTGCTAAGTTTTCAATATCCCTTTTTCGCTGCCGAATATGATTGGCATGGTATACGGGTGATCAGTTTTGGAGGAAGAAGCCGTGGTAAATTATTCAGGCTGAATACCTGGCTAAAAGTATGGCGAGCTTTAGGGCATTTAAATAAGCAATACCAAATAATGGGCTTGTTAAGCTTTTGGCTTGGCGAATGTACTTTTGTTGGTCATTATTTTGCCCGGATAAAAAATATTAAGCACCGCTGCTGGATGCTTGGGCAGGATGCTAAAGCCGGGAACAAATATGCTAAGTGGATAAAGCCCAAAGGAGAGGAGCTGATAGCGCTGTCGGATTTTATTGTGAGGGAATTCACTAAAAACTATCATGTGAAACCACTGAATGTTATCCCTGTGGGAATAGATATTTCATTATTTGGTGATTTATCTGCCGGAAAAGACGTTCATATTTTAGGGGCAGGGTCACTTATTTCCTTGAAACGGTTTCACCTGTTTATAGAAACTGTTGCCATGCTGAAGCAGTATTACCCGGATATAAAAACAGTAATATGCGGCGATGGCCCTGAAAAAGAAAAGTTAATAAAACAGATTAAATCAAAGCAACTTGAAAGTAACATAACCCTTGCAGGCGAACTACCGCATCATGAAGTGCTTAAAATGATGCAGTGCTCAAAGGTGTTATTTCACCCTTCGGAATATGAAGGCTTCGGCGCTGTTTGCCTTGAAGCCCTGTATGCGGCAGCCGAAGTGGTAAGTTTTGTTAAACCGATGGATGATAGTATTACCAACTGGCATATTGTAAATGATATGGAAGAAGCCGGGCAAACTATCCGTTGGGTTTTGGATAAACCGGATTCGGAGAAGAAAAATGTATTGGTTTATGAGATCAGGGATAATGTAAGGAAGATGATGGAGGTGTTTGAACGGTAG
- a CDS encoding ATP-binding cassette domain-containing protein, giving the protein MKQILKSILLILNQSEKRGLVRLIIADIVIAMLDVAFLGLLLMMVNFYTQREPGNNYSFLPAGFANNKSLWLIGIFLVLFAIKNCIGFFAQNAQQHFFYKVASRLSERNIRNYLDAGFDQFIHVDSSIHTRRISQQPIEFSHYILTNFQQIVSQTVLILFTIGAIMFYHPALFVLLFVLLLPPVTVLGWFIKTRLKFIRGQIKTVSEKTLQHLNESLSGYVESNIYQKNDFFSRRFFSYQQQLNQNIALQQTWQNLPSRLMEVFAVLGFFILIAVNKLMGDTPVVSILTIGIFVAAAYKIIPGIVKILNSSGQMKTYEFILADLIVEQTDKPQVNEVVDEQIWSLKFEKVSFSYPDKTVLDELYFEIAPGDIMGISGNSGRGKTTIINLLTGFLEPAEGGIYINNKIAAAPMRRLYRKNISLVKQQPFFIYDTILKNIILDDKTADEQKLTSVLEFCGLDKLVAEYPEGTAKVITENGKNISGGQRQRIMLARALYHNHDLLILDEPFSEMDADAENELLIKLQQLARQGKMIILITHNKASLAICNKVISPNG; this is encoded by the coding sequence TTGAAGCAAATTTTAAAAAGTATTCTGCTCATCCTTAATCAATCTGAAAAACGGGGACTTGTCAGGTTAATTATTGCTGATATTGTTATTGCTATGTTGGATGTTGCTTTTTTAGGCTTGCTGCTAATGATGGTTAATTTTTATACACAGCGAGAGCCGGGAAATAACTATAGTTTTTTACCGGCCGGCTTTGCCAATAATAAATCATTGTGGCTTATCGGTATTTTCCTGGTGCTTTTTGCGATAAAAAACTGTATTGGTTTCTTTGCGCAAAATGCGCAGCAGCATTTTTTTTACAAGGTGGCGTCAAGGCTGTCCGAACGTAATATCAGGAATTATCTTGATGCAGGTTTTGATCAGTTTATTCACGTTGATTCATCTATCCATACCCGACGAATCAGCCAGCAGCCTATCGAGTTTAGCCATTACATCCTCACCAATTTTCAGCAAATAGTATCTCAAACTGTATTGATCCTTTTTACTATTGGGGCTATTATGTTCTATCACCCGGCCTTGTTTGTTTTGTTGTTTGTGTTGCTGCTGCCGCCTGTCACGGTTTTGGGCTGGTTCATCAAAACCAGGCTAAAATTTATCCGGGGGCAGATCAAAACTGTGAGCGAAAAAACGCTTCAGCATTTAAACGAATCCTTATCAGGTTACGTAGAGAGCAATATTTATCAAAAAAATGATTTTTTTAGTCGTCGGTTTTTTAGCTACCAACAGCAGCTCAATCAAAATATAGCTTTACAGCAAACCTGGCAAAATCTGCCCTCTCGTTTGATGGAAGTATTTGCCGTTCTGGGTTTTTTTATTCTCATCGCTGTAAATAAATTAATGGGCGATACCCCGGTGGTTAGTATCCTGACCATCGGTATTTTTGTAGCGGCAGCGTATAAGATCATCCCCGGTATTGTGAAAATCCTGAACAGCAGCGGGCAAATGAAGACCTATGAATTTATCCTGGCCGACCTCATAGTTGAACAAACTGATAAACCACAGGTTAATGAGGTTGTTGACGAACAGATTTGGTCATTGAAATTTGAAAAAGTAAGTTTCAGTTACCCGGACAAAACTGTTTTGGATGAGCTTTACTTTGAGATAGCTCCCGGTGATATTATGGGCATTTCGGGGAATTCAGGGAGGGGGAAAACTACTATCATTAACCTGTTAACCGGTTTTTTGGAGCCGGCCGAAGGGGGCATTTATATCAACAATAAAATTGCTGCCGCGCCAATGCGCCGGCTTTACCGTAAAAACATTTCCCTGGTTAAACAACAACCGTTTTTTATATATGATACTATCCTGAAAAACATCATACTTGACGATAAAACTGCCGATGAGCAAAAGCTGACCAGTGTACTGGAGTTTTGCGGCTTAGATAAGCTGGTTGCGGAGTACCCAGAAGGCACAGCTAAGGTTATTACCGAAAACGGTAAAAACATCAGCGGCGGTCAGCGCCAAAGGATCATGCTGGCCCGGGCGCTTTATCATAATCATGATCTGTTAATTTTAGATGAGCCTTTCAGCGAAATGGATGCGGATGCAGAAAATGAATTGTTAATCAAATTGCAGCAACTGGCCAGGCAGGGAAAAATGATCATCCTGATCACCCATAACAAGGCCAGCCTGGCTATCTGTAATAAAGTGATCTCGCCCAATGGATAA
- a CDS encoding ATP-binding protein, producing the protein MSLEPFLAVFVITQYRRHLKNDGLLTKWNKYLNVGYYIAIAIFVFGVSFDHGEKLTTIISHLFFLGVVVAPYYIEDLKSGKQLAFALIPYAIAGLIQDLLEKWFPTFYNNHDSLIQSLVMFSLIWAFSLWLLSRKQTKALENERKQRFAEQEQNRMMAAMKVNLESEVRERTAELTRQTEELQQALSELKSTQAQLIQSEKMASLGELTAGIAHEIQNPLNFVNNFSEVSIELLEELKDEVLDKLPDDVKEDAGDIINDITQNLSKINQHGKRADAIVKGMLQHSRATTGKKEPTDINALADEYLRLSYHGLRAKDKSFNAGMKTSFDPDLGKIEAIPQDLGRVLLNLFNNSFYSVTEKKRILGDGYDPTVTVNTQKVRSASGVNMVQITVEDNGTGIPQKVLDKIYQPFFTTKPTGQGTGLGLSMSYDIITKGHGGELKVETAEGEFARFVICIPVGNVAQS; encoded by the coding sequence ATGAGTTTAGAACCTTTCCTTGCCGTATTTGTGATTACCCAATACAGGAGACACCTGAAAAATGATGGTCTCCTAACAAAATGGAACAAATACCTTAACGTAGGCTACTATATTGCTATAGCAATCTTCGTATTCGGCGTAAGTTTTGACCATGGAGAGAAGTTGACCACAATAATCTCGCACCTGTTTTTTTTAGGTGTTGTGGTAGCGCCATATTATATTGAAGATCTGAAATCTGGCAAACAACTCGCTTTTGCATTGATCCCCTATGCAATTGCAGGTTTAATACAGGATTTATTAGAAAAATGGTTTCCTACGTTTTATAACAACCACGATAGCCTGATTCAAAGCTTAGTGATGTTTTCGCTCATCTGGGCTTTTTCGCTTTGGCTCCTCAGCCGCAAGCAAACCAAGGCCCTTGAAAATGAACGGAAACAACGCTTTGCCGAGCAGGAGCAAAACCGCATGATGGCCGCCATGAAGGTAAACCTTGAAAGCGAGGTGCGTGAACGTACGGCCGAACTTACCCGCCAAACAGAAGAATTGCAACAGGCATTATCCGAACTTAAAAGTACTCAGGCCCAGTTGATCCAATCAGAAAAAATGGCCTCATTAGGTGAACTCACTGCCGGTATTGCGCATGAAATTCAAAACCCGCTGAACTTTGTGAACAACTTTAGCGAGGTAAGCATTGAACTGCTTGAGGAACTAAAGGACGAAGTACTTGATAAACTGCCCGACGATGTGAAGGAAGATGCGGGCGATATCATTAACGACATTACCCAAAACCTGAGCAAAATAAACCAGCATGGCAAACGTGCTGATGCCATTGTTAAAGGTATGTTGCAGCATTCGCGCGCTACAACGGGTAAAAAAGAGCCCACCGATATCAATGCACTGGCTGATGAGTACTTGCGACTAAGCTATCACGGCCTGCGTGCCAAGGATAAATCATTTAATGCAGGCATGAAAACCAGCTTTGATCCTGATCTGGGTAAAATAGAAGCTATTCCGCAGGATTTGGGCCGCGTGCTGCTTAACCTGTTTAATAATTCGTTTTACTCAGTAACCGAAAAGAAACGGATTTTGGGAGATGGATACGACCCGACAGTAACCGTTAATACTCAAAAGGTTCGGTCGGCATCAGGTGTCAACATGGTACAAATTACAGTGGAAGATAATGGTACGGGCATCCCTCAAAAGGTTCTGGATAAAATTTACCAGCCCTTTTTTACCACCAAGCCTACCGGGCAGGGCACCGGGCTTGGTCTTTCCATGAGTTATGATATTATCACTAAAGGGCATGGTGGCGAACTTAAGGTTGAAACGGCCGAAGGCGAATTTGCGCGGTTTGTAATTTGCATACCTGTTGGCAATGTTGCCCAAAGTTAA
- a CDS encoding response regulator, whose translation MKILVVDDEADVQPLFLQRFRKEIKSGGIEFNFALSGEEALHFLEDHHSQVILILSDINMPGMSGLELLRSIRQHYEKPPPVVMMITAYGDDENYKQSMELGADDFLTKPLDFNNLKDKLKHLEQ comes from the coding sequence ATGAAAATACTTGTTGTTGATGACGAGGCCGATGTTCAACCCTTGTTTTTACAACGTTTCCGGAAAGAGATCAAAAGCGGCGGGATAGAGTTCAATTTCGCACTATCAGGTGAAGAGGCTCTTCATTTTTTGGAAGACCACCACTCGCAGGTTATACTAATTTTATCTGATATCAATATGCCGGGTATGAGCGGACTTGAACTATTGCGCAGCATCAGGCAGCATTACGAAAAACCACCGCCGGTAGTGATGATGATCACCGCTTACGGCGATGATGAAAACTATAAACAATCAATGGAACTTGGAGCCGACGACTTTTTAACCAAACCACTTGATTTTAATAATTTGAAAGACAAACTTAAACACTTAGAACAATAA
- a CDS encoding adenylate/guanylate cyclase domain-containing protein has product MAKILVVDDEQDLELLIRQKFRKKIREGVYEFVFAQNGFEALTRLKDHPDIDVVLSDINMPEMDGLTLLTKLPDANPVLKAVMVSAYSDMDNIRTAMNRGAFDFVCKPVNFEDLDITIEKTLQHVIELKKTMQAIKENNILRMYVDENVLNFMTHKEFENSLLSNETIEATVLFIDICGFTAITEHVAANTVVGMINKYFDVMVQEIIAQNGHIDKFMGDAVMAVFRGEYHLDRAIDAALAVRDKMHGADEIQAGDKTFKPSVSIGINSGEMISGNIGSATLKRLDYTVIGDAVNLAQRLQTVAQANQIIVSADVYEQAKGSFALNKIGEVSLKNKLKPVEIYEVVD; this is encoded by the coding sequence ATGGCCAAGATACTGGTAGTAGATGACGAGCAGGACCTGGAATTACTGATCAGGCAAAAATTCAGAAAAAAGATAAGGGAAGGCGTGTATGAATTTGTGTTTGCCCAAAATGGTTTTGAAGCGTTAACCCGGTTAAAAGATCATCCGGATATTGATGTAGTGCTGAGCGATATCAATATGCCCGAGATGGATGGCCTTACCCTGCTTACCAAACTACCTGATGCTAACCCCGTATTAAAAGCAGTAATGGTATCAGCCTATAGTGATATGGATAATATCCGCACGGCCATGAACCGGGGTGCGTTTGATTTTGTTTGCAAGCCCGTAAACTTTGAAGATCTCGATATTACCATTGAGAAAACGCTGCAACACGTAATCGAACTCAAAAAAACCATGCAGGCCATTAAGGAAAACAACATCCTGCGCATGTATGTGGATGAGAACGTACTCAACTTCATGACCCATAAGGAGTTTGAGAACAGTTTGCTTAGTAATGAAACTATCGAGGCAACGGTTTTATTCATTGATATTTGCGGCTTTACAGCCATCACTGAGCACGTTGCGGCCAACACCGTTGTAGGTATGATCAATAAGTACTTTGATGTAATGGTACAGGAAATCATTGCTCAAAATGGCCACATAGATAAGTTTATGGGTGATGCCGTTATGGCCGTTTTCCGCGGCGAATATCACCTGGACCGGGCGATTGATGCAGCCCTTGCTGTTCGTGATAAAATGCACGGGGCTGATGAGATCCAGGCTGGCGACAAAACGTTCAAACCCTCTGTTTCTATCGGTATCAATTCGGGCGAAATGATTTCGGGCAATATTGGTTCGGCAACATTAAAGCGGCTCGATTACACAGTAATTGGCGATGCTGTGAACCTGGCCCAGCGCCTCCAAACCGTGGCACAAGCCAACCAGATCATTGTAAGCGCCGATGTTTATGAGCAGGCAAAAGGATCTTTCGCCCTCAATAAAATTGGTGAGGTAAGCCTCAAGAACAAGTTAAAACCGGTGGAGATTTACGAGGTTGTTGATTAA
- a CDS encoding YitT family protein, with protein MTQPGLKIEEILKDVVTVIIGILFCGFALKGFLVPNSFFDGGVTGISLLLHELYHFNIAYVIIIANIPFIIMGMFQVNKSFALKTLACVIGLGLCLQFIEYPVITQDKLLVSIFGGVFMGLGVGLSIRGGCALDGIEILALYTLKRSSFTISEIILGINIIIFLIAAVELGLQTALYSILTYYTASRTITFVIDGLEEYTAVNIISGQSEIIKERLVMELGRGITIYKGERGFMKESFDVHQPVDIIFTVVTRLEVRRLKNLVHSIDPKAFVFTSSIKEAAGGVLKKKVRDH; from the coding sequence ATGACACAACCGGGTTTAAAAATTGAAGAAATTTTAAAAGACGTAGTCACAGTAATTATCGGCATTTTATTCTGTGGGTTCGCCCTAAAAGGTTTTTTAGTACCTAACAGTTTCTTTGATGGCGGGGTAACCGGTATTTCTCTTCTTCTTCACGAGCTGTATCATTTCAACATAGCTTATGTAATCATCATAGCCAACATCCCTTTTATTATCATGGGCATGTTCCAGGTTAATAAATCATTTGCACTAAAAACGCTTGCTTGTGTAATTGGACTTGGCTTATGTTTACAATTTATAGAATACCCAGTAATAACCCAGGATAAACTATTGGTGTCTATTTTTGGTGGCGTATTTATGGGCCTGGGCGTGGGGCTATCCATTCGTGGAGGGTGCGCGTTGGATGGTATCGAGATATTAGCTTTATACACCTTAAAACGCAGTAGTTTCACCATTAGCGAAATTATTTTAGGTATCAATATTATTATTTTCCTGATAGCAGCCGTTGAGTTGGGTTTACAAACAGCGTTATATTCTATTTTAACTTATTACACTGCATCACGAACAATAACGTTTGTAATAGACGGATTAGAGGAGTATACGGCTGTAAATATCATTTCGGGCCAAAGTGAGATTATTAAAGAAAGACTGGTTATGGAACTCGGTCGCGGGATCACCATTTACAAAGGTGAACGTGGCTTTATGAAAGAAAGTTTTGATGTTCATCAACCGGTTGATATCATCTTTACGGTAGTAACCCGTTTGGAAGTACGCAGGTTAAAAAACCTCGTACATAGCATTGACCCAAAGGCATTCGTTTTTACAAGTAGTATTAAAGAAGCCGCAGGCGGGGTGTTGAAGAAGAAGGTGAGGGATCATTAA
- a CDS encoding HD domain-containing protein: MQVEQAGDFILDKIKKELPEHFHYHNADHALDVYTAAKQIAAGEGIIEDELELLLTAAYYHDSGFLYGQVNHEVGSCKNARQYLPQFGFTNDEIEQVCDIIMATKMPQSPHNHLGRIICDADLDYLGRNDFFILSKRLFSELVITDHLESELEWDRQQVKFLQSHRYFTQTALRLRAEGKNEHLKIITKKI, from the coding sequence ATGCAAGTAGAACAAGCCGGGGACTTTATCCTCGACAAAATAAAGAAAGAACTCCCCGAACATTTTCATTACCATAATGCTGATCATGCGCTTGATGTTTATACTGCTGCAAAACAAATTGCGGCGGGTGAGGGGATAATCGAAGACGAATTGGAGCTATTACTTACGGCCGCTTACTATCATGATTCAGGTTTTTTGTACGGTCAGGTCAATCACGAGGTTGGTTCCTGCAAAAACGCACGACAATATTTACCGCAATTTGGTTTTACCAATGATGAAATTGAGCAGGTTTGCGATATTATTATGGCAACCAAAATGCCGCAAAGCCCTCACAATCATTTGGGCCGGATAATTTGTGATGCCGATTTGGATTATTTGGGCCGAAATGATTTTTTTATCCTTAGTAAAAGGTTATTTTCGGAACTTGTAATTACAGATCACCTTGAATCGGAATTGGAGTGGGACAGGCAGCAGGTGAAATTCCTGCAAAGCCATCGATATTTCACCCAAACCGCACTCAGGCTCAGGGCTGAAGGTAAAAACGAGCATTTGAAAATTATCACAAAAAAAATTTAA